Proteins encoded together in one Streptomyces rubradiris window:
- a CDS encoding DUF1963 domain-containing protein: MTDETMDRPNRFRAEAESRGLPPEEAEEWIRVALPAVYLAEGGDGPLVARAGGDPLLPHGVPKPSDPFVASVDLAALPPGATGLPLPADGHLLFFADTDVRYAEGPVSDAVLYVPAGTPTTPSPLEHSWRKPYRPRELRTVWHQLSPQMPESFALDRWGDLADDEQFELADELDGAWTHVGGYRPPWSLQIGGHPVSPQNDPVHYARDPGEAGSSADGEGAGDWALLATWRYGDDVPELDSGVAHWVIRRRDLAARRFDRAHRYVEMG, encoded by the coding sequence GTGACCGACGAGACCATGGACAGACCGAACCGCTTCCGAGCCGAAGCGGAATCCCGGGGCCTGCCGCCGGAGGAGGCGGAGGAGTGGATACGTGTCGCCCTGCCCGCGGTGTACCTGGCCGAGGGCGGTGACGGTCCCCTCGTGGCCCGGGCCGGCGGCGACCCTTTGCTGCCGCACGGTGTGCCGAAGCCGTCCGACCCCTTCGTGGCCTCCGTCGACCTCGCCGCCCTCCCGCCGGGCGCCACCGGCCTCCCCCTCCCCGCCGACGGCCACCTGCTCTTCTTCGCCGACACCGATGTCCGCTACGCCGAGGGGCCGGTGTCCGACGCGGTGCTGTACGTCCCCGCCGGGACCCCGACGACCCCGAGCCCCCTCGAACACAGCTGGCGCAAGCCGTACCGGCCGCGCGAACTCCGCACGGTGTGGCACCAGTTGAGCCCGCAGATGCCGGAGAGCTTCGCCCTCGACAGATGGGGCGACCTCGCCGACGACGAGCAGTTCGAACTCGCCGACGAACTCGACGGCGCATGGACACACGTGGGCGGCTACCGTCCGCCCTGGTCCTTGCAGATCGGCGGCCATCCGGTCTCGCCCCAGAACGACCCCGTCCACTACGCCCGTGATCCCGGGGAGGCCGGCTCCTCGGCCGACGGAGAGGGCGCCGGCGACTGGGCCCTCCTGGCCACCTGGAGGTACGGCGACGACGTCCCGGAACTGGACTCCGGCGTGGCCCACTGGGTGATCCGGCGCCGGGACCTGGCGGCCCGGCGCTTCGACCGGGCCCACCGCTACGTCGAGATGGGCTGA
- a CDS encoding alpha/beta fold hydrolase, whose translation MTLTIPGFDHVRLPGADGVELAAAVGGSGSPVVLLHGFPQTHLMWRHVAERLAGEHTVICPDLRGYGASDKPAATGPEVYSKRTMAADVVALAAALGHERFALAGHDRGALVAFRAGLDHPETLTHLAILDVVPTLDMWDVLHGVRAAVGYHLFLMAQPPGLPETMITNSADAYFGSFLDTWAADPAALPEPVRAEYLRASAAAVPSIVADYRASAGIDVTHDQADRDAGSQLAMPVTVVQQDWGAQLGYDAADVWRAWAPDLDHRLTGAGHFMAEEAPDEIAGALRDLLLR comes from the coding sequence ATGACGCTCACCATTCCCGGTTTCGACCACGTCCGGCTGCCCGGTGCGGACGGCGTGGAGCTGGCCGCCGCCGTCGGCGGCAGCGGCAGCCCGGTCGTCCTGCTGCACGGCTTCCCCCAGACCCACCTGATGTGGCGGCACGTCGCCGAGCGGCTCGCCGGCGAGCACACGGTGATCTGCCCCGACCTGCGCGGCTACGGCGCCAGCGACAAGCCGGCGGCCACCGGCCCCGAGGTGTACTCCAAGCGCACCATGGCCGCGGACGTCGTCGCCCTGGCGGCGGCGCTCGGCCACGAGCGCTTCGCCCTGGCCGGCCACGACCGGGGTGCCCTGGTCGCCTTCCGGGCGGGGCTGGACCACCCCGAGACCCTCACCCACCTGGCCATCCTCGACGTCGTGCCGACGCTGGACATGTGGGACGTGCTGCACGGTGTCCGGGCGGCGGTCGGCTACCACCTGTTCCTCATGGCGCAGCCGCCGGGTCTGCCGGAGACGATGATCACCAACAGCGCGGACGCCTACTTCGGCTCCTTCCTCGACACCTGGGCCGCCGACCCGGCCGCCCTGCCGGAACCGGTCCGGGCCGAGTACCTGCGGGCGAGCGCCGCGGCCGTGCCGTCGATCGTCGCGGACTACCGGGCCTCGGCGGGCATCGACGTCACACACGACCAGGCGGACCGGGACGCCGGTTCCCAGCTGGCCATGCCCGTGACGGTCGTCCAGCAGGACTGGGGCGCGCAGCTGGGCTACGACGCCGCTGATGTCTGGCGCGCGTGGGCGCCCGACCTGGACCACCGGCTGACCGGCGCGGGGCACTTCATGGCCGAGGAGGCACCCGACGAGATCGCGGGGGCGCTCCGTGACCTGCTGCTCCGCTGA
- a CDS encoding BTAD domain-containing putative transcriptional regulator, translated as MRIDVLGAVRALRDDGTPVDLGGPRHREVLARLVAAGGRMVATDTLVDDLWAEPPVRAVGALRTFVAALRRAIEPDRPPRTPPRVIVTEGPGYALRLPRAQVDAHRFEDALARARRAPEALPDLEAALAAWRGPAYADVTDAGWARRERARLEELRLEALELRARLLLDSGSGAELVAELGAHVTEHPWREPAWGLLARALHRAGRQADALATLRRARTMLVEQLGLDPGADLKRLEADILQGATTLQPARTVWTAGVRLGPRTTVELARTLALAGGDALVHSRRDRLAAVQAAERTGDTALTARVIGAYDVPALWSRADDPGQSRAVVAAAERTLAALGADGPAELRARLLATVAVESRSAGLSGGERERAGRAARAAEALARELGDPALLVFALNGVFLQSFTRPGLAAARDAVGAEILGLATRHELPNFAVLGRLIRLQSASALGDLDAATAHAGAAERIAVSTEASLVPVLTGWFRARATAARSAEPGGPTAATAAAQYRAAEDALAGTASMPGLHRGLFALALLGLRLLHDRPAPTDPALDWGPYRPWTQPLVLLARNRAGQARAALLAAPEPPLDHMQEALWCLTAHAAARLGEPSVAARAATALQAARTEHAGGASGMLTLGPVARYLAEAEACAGQG; from the coding sequence ATGCGAATCGACGTGCTCGGTGCCGTGCGGGCCCTCCGCGATGACGGCACCCCGGTTGACCTGGGCGGCCCCCGCCATCGCGAGGTGCTCGCCCGGCTCGTCGCCGCCGGGGGACGGATGGTCGCCACCGACACCCTCGTGGACGACCTGTGGGCCGAGCCACCGGTGCGCGCCGTGGGTGCGCTGCGCACGTTCGTCGCCGCGCTGCGCCGTGCCATCGAACCCGACCGGCCGCCCCGCACTCCGCCGCGCGTGATCGTCACGGAGGGCCCCGGCTACGCGCTGCGGTTGCCGCGCGCCCAGGTGGACGCCCACCGGTTCGAGGACGCCCTGGCCCGCGCCCGGCGGGCCCCCGAGGCGCTGCCCGACCTCGAAGCGGCCCTCGCGGCCTGGCGCGGCCCGGCCTACGCCGACGTGACCGACGCCGGGTGGGCGCGGCGCGAGCGGGCCCGGCTGGAGGAACTGAGGCTGGAGGCGCTGGAACTGCGCGCCCGCCTCCTCCTCGACTCCGGTTCGGGGGCCGAGCTCGTCGCCGAACTGGGCGCGCACGTCACCGAGCACCCCTGGCGCGAGCCGGCCTGGGGGCTGCTGGCCCGAGCGCTGCACCGGGCGGGCCGCCAGGCGGACGCGCTGGCCACGCTGCGCCGGGCCCGCACGATGCTCGTGGAGCAGCTCGGCCTGGACCCGGGTGCCGATCTCAAGCGCCTGGAGGCGGACATCCTCCAGGGCGCCACGACGCTCCAGCCCGCGCGTACCGTGTGGACCGCCGGCGTACGGCTCGGCCCGCGCACCACCGTGGAACTGGCGCGCACCCTGGCCCTGGCGGGTGGTGACGCCCTCGTCCACTCGCGGCGCGACCGGCTCGCCGCCGTCCAGGCGGCGGAGCGCACCGGGGACACCGCCCTGACCGCCCGGGTCATCGGCGCCTACGACGTGCCCGCCCTGTGGAGCCGGGCCGACGACCCCGGGCAGTCCCGCGCCGTCGTCGCGGCGGCCGAGCGTACGCTCGCCGCGCTCGGCGCCGACGGCCCCGCCGAACTGCGCGCCCGTCTGCTGGCCACCGTCGCGGTCGAGAGCCGCAGCGCCGGTCTGTCCGGCGGCGAACGGGAGCGTGCCGGGCGGGCGGCGCGTGCGGCCGAGGCGCTGGCCCGGGAGCTGGGCGATCCGGCCCTGCTGGTGTTCGCCCTCAACGGCGTGTTCCTCCAGTCCTTCACCCGCCCGGGGCTCGCGGCGGCGCGGGACGCGGTCGGCGCCGAGATCCTCGGCCTGGCCACCCGGCACGAGCTGCCGAACTTCGCCGTGCTGGGCCGGCTCATCCGCCTGCAGTCCGCCTCCGCCCTGGGCGACCTCGACGCCGCGACCGCACACGCCGGGGCCGCCGAGCGGATCGCCGTCAGCACCGAGGCCTCTCTCGTGCCGGTCCTGACCGGCTGGTTCCGGGCCCGGGCCACGGCCGCCCGCAGCGCGGAACCCGGCGGGCCGACCGCCGCCACGGCAGCGGCGCAGTACCGCGCCGCGGAGGACGCCCTCGCCGGGACGGCGAGCATGCCGGGGCTGCACCGGGGCCTGTTCGCCCTCGCCCTGCTGGGCCTGCGTCTCCTGCACGACCGTCCCGCGCCCACCGATCCCGCCCTCGACTGGGGTCCGTACCGTCCCTGGACGCAGCCCTTGGTGCTGCTCGCCCGGAACCGGGCCGGACAGGCCCGTGCCGCCCTGCTCGCGGCGCCCGAACCACCTCTCGATCACATGCAGGAGGCGCTCTGGTGCCTGACCGCGCACGCCGCCGCCCGCCTCGGCGAGCCCTCGGTCGCCGCCCGCGCCGCGACGGCCCTGCAGGCCGCCCGCACCGAGCACGCGGGCGGCGCGAGCGGCATGCTGACGCTGGGGCCGGTGGCGCGCTACCTGGCGGAGGCGGAGGCGTGCGCCGGCCAGGGGTGA
- a CDS encoding nucleotidyltransferase domain-containing protein, giving the protein MERLTEIADRLAGVDGIVGVCLGGSRASGTHGPDSDFDLGLYYRPPLDTAALRLLAAELTGGPVEVTEPGGWGPWVDGGAWLTIDGHRVDWIYRDLDRVHRVWQQCRAGRFEIGAQPGHPLGVYSHSYAGELALGRVLADPGGELRTLREQTRHYPEPLREALIGNARWEAPFILAGARKGAARGDAFFVAGCLFRAVGLLVHALHAHARRWVLNEKGAVRSAGRLAIAPEDFTERAHHLFSALGTTPRTLTTALDAADRLTTEVCEKLAE; this is encoded by the coding sequence GTGGAGCGTTTGACGGAGATCGCGGATCGGCTGGCCGGTGTCGACGGCATCGTCGGGGTGTGCCTGGGCGGTAGCCGGGCGAGCGGAACCCATGGCCCCGACTCCGACTTCGACCTGGGCCTTTACTACCGGCCGCCGCTCGACACCGCCGCCCTGCGCCTGCTCGCGGCCGAGCTGACCGGCGGGCCGGTGGAGGTGACCGAGCCGGGCGGCTGGGGGCCCTGGGTCGACGGCGGCGCCTGGCTGACCATCGACGGCCACCGCGTCGACTGGATCTACCGGGACCTGGACCGGGTGCACCGCGTCTGGCAGCAGTGCCGCGCCGGGCGGTTCGAGATCGGCGCCCAGCCCGGCCACCCCTTGGGTGTGTACTCCCACTCCTACGCCGGTGAGCTGGCCCTCGGCCGCGTCCTCGCCGACCCCGGCGGCGAGCTGCGTACCCTGCGGGAGCAGACGCGGCACTACCCCGAGCCGCTGCGCGAGGCGCTCATCGGCAACGCCCGCTGGGAGGCACCGTTCATCCTGGCGGGCGCCCGCAAGGGAGCGGCCCGAGGTGACGCCTTCTTCGTCGCCGGCTGTCTCTTCCGCGCGGTCGGACTCCTCGTGCACGCCCTCCACGCCCACGCCCGCCGCTGGGTCCTCAACGAGAAGGGAGCGGTCCGCTCCGCCGGCCGACTCGCCATCGCCCCCGAGGACTTCACCGAGCGGGCGCACCACCTGTTCTCCGCCCTCGGCACGACTCCGCGCACCCTCACCACCGCACTCGACGCCGCCGACCGCCTGACCACCGAGGTGTGCGAGAAGCTCGCGGAGTGA
- a CDS encoding TetR/AcrR family transcriptional regulator: MASRKSRPERRQEPLSRERIVAAAVELLDTVGEGGLTFRALAERLVTGPGAIYWHVTGKTELLAAAIDAVITPVLAGDDTGATPQEAIRALALGVFDAIDAHPWVGTTLAQLPRTPGKSPMLRVFERIGRQVQALHVPEAAQFTAASALLSYILGVAGQNAANTRAARANPDRTAFLDAVATAWRELDPVEYAFTRDVAGQLRAHDDRAEFLAGIDLILAGITAGRADGRTGP; the protein is encoded by the coding sequence ATGGCAAGCAGGAAGAGTCGTCCGGAGCGACGGCAGGAACCACTCTCCCGGGAGCGCATCGTCGCCGCCGCCGTCGAACTCCTCGACACCGTCGGCGAGGGCGGTCTCACCTTCCGCGCGCTGGCCGAGCGCCTCGTGACCGGCCCGGGAGCGATCTACTGGCACGTCACGGGCAAGACCGAACTCCTCGCCGCCGCCATAGACGCCGTCATCACCCCCGTCCTCGCCGGAGACGACACCGGCGCGACGCCGCAGGAGGCGATCCGCGCGCTCGCCCTCGGGGTGTTCGACGCGATCGACGCCCACCCATGGGTCGGCACCACGCTCGCCCAACTCCCCCGCACCCCGGGGAAGTCGCCGATGCTGCGGGTCTTCGAGCGCATCGGACGCCAGGTCCAGGCGCTCCACGTGCCCGAAGCCGCCCAGTTCACCGCGGCCTCCGCGCTGTTGAGCTACATCCTCGGAGTGGCGGGCCAGAACGCCGCCAACACCCGGGCGGCCCGGGCGAACCCGGACCGGACCGCGTTCCTCGACGCCGTGGCGACCGCGTGGCGGGAACTGGACCCCGTCGAGTACGCGTTCACCCGCGACGTCGCCGGACAACTGCGCGCACACGACGACCGGGCGGAGTTCCTCGCCGGTATCGACCTCATCCTCGCGGGCATCACCGCCGGCCGGGCCGACGGCCGGACAGGACCCTGA
- a CDS encoding FAD-dependent oxidoreductase: protein MTTPVTIIGAGLGGLTLARVLHLHGIPATVYEAESSPTARTQGGLLDIHEQDGQLALKTAGLYEEFLGIVHKGAQASRVLDKDGKVLLDEPDDGTGGRPEVPRGELRRILLDSLPAGTVRWGRKAASVRALGGGRHEVTFADGATVPAGLLVGADGAWSRVRPLLSEARPEYVGTCLIETCLYDSDTRHPAAARAVGDGSLFALAPGRGISAHREPDGVLHAYVTLRKPREWMDSLDFGDTAGVTARIAAEFHDWAPELTSLITDGETPPVPRAIHALPVGHRWDRVPGVTLLGDAAHLMHPSGEGANLAMYDGAELGSALAAHPYDTEAALASYEEALFTRSGAAAAMASRVQDLLLGDDAPYSLVDFFTGHGQRAE, encoded by the coding sequence ATGACCACCCCTGTCACGATCATCGGAGCGGGGCTGGGGGGCCTCACGCTCGCCCGCGTTCTCCACCTGCACGGCATCCCGGCGACGGTCTACGAAGCGGAGTCCTCGCCGACGGCCCGCACCCAGGGCGGCCTGCTCGACATCCACGAGCAGGACGGGCAGCTCGCGCTCAAGACCGCCGGGCTGTACGAGGAGTTCCTCGGCATCGTCCACAAGGGCGCGCAGGCCTCCCGGGTCCTCGACAAGGACGGAAAGGTCCTGCTGGACGAGCCGGACGACGGCACCGGCGGGCGGCCGGAGGTGCCCCGCGGCGAGCTGCGGCGGATTCTGCTCGACTCGCTGCCCGCCGGCACGGTCCGGTGGGGGCGCAAGGCCGCCTCGGTACGGGCCCTCGGCGGCGGCCGGCACGAGGTGACGTTCGCGGACGGGGCCACCGTGCCGGCCGGCCTGCTCGTCGGCGCGGACGGAGCGTGGTCACGGGTCCGTCCGCTGCTGTCCGAGGCCAGGCCCGAGTACGTCGGGACCTGCCTGATCGAGACCTGCCTGTACGACAGCGACACCCGCCATCCAGCCGCCGCCCGGGCGGTGGGCGACGGCTCGCTCTTCGCGCTCGCCCCCGGCAGAGGCATCTCCGCCCATCGCGAGCCGGACGGCGTCCTGCACGCCTACGTGACGCTGCGCAAGCCGCGGGAGTGGATGGACTCCCTCGACTTCGGCGACACCGCGGGCGTCACCGCCCGTATCGCCGCCGAGTTCCACGACTGGGCCCCGGAACTCACCTCCCTGATCACGGACGGAGAGACGCCGCCGGTCCCGCGCGCCATCCACGCCCTGCCGGTCGGACACCGCTGGGACCGCGTGCCCGGCGTCACGCTGCTCGGCGACGCCGCCCACCTGATGCACCCGTCCGGCGAGGGAGCCAACCTCGCCATGTACGACGGCGCCGAACTCGGCAGCGCCCTCGCCGCGCACCCGTACGACACCGAGGCCGCGCTCGCCTCGTACGAGGAGGCCCTCTTCACCCGCAGCGGCGCCGCCGCGGCCATGGCGTCCCGCGTCCAGGACCTGCTCCTCGGCGACGACGCCCCGTACAGCCTCGTCGACTTCTTCACCGGCCACGGGCAGCGGGCCGAGTGA
- a CDS encoding HD domain-containing protein, with translation MSDERRSLLAEKTPFPDDLDERLRDQLTFLVEVDQLKTILRQSPLAAADRRENDAEHSWHLAMMVVILAEHSDRPIDIGHTIQLVLLHDLVEIYAGDTPLYDSAAGAGQREREVAAADELFGLLTPDQARRMRSLWDEFEERRTPEAKFAKAMDRLQPLLLNWMARGGTWRTPGITADDVRARKAVIGEASSSLWRAGRRLIDVGESRGWSRSGVPRP, from the coding sequence ATGAGCGATGAACGGCGAAGCCTGCTCGCGGAGAAGACTCCCTTCCCCGACGACCTCGACGAAAGACTGCGGGACCAACTCACCTTCCTGGTGGAGGTGGACCAGCTCAAGACCATCCTCCGGCAATCGCCCCTGGCCGCCGCGGACCGTCGCGAGAACGACGCGGAGCATTCGTGGCACCTGGCGATGATGGTGGTGATCCTCGCCGAACACTCCGACCGGCCCATCGACATCGGGCACACCATCCAGCTCGTCCTGCTGCACGACCTGGTGGAGATCTACGCCGGTGACACCCCGCTGTACGACAGTGCCGCGGGCGCCGGTCAGCGGGAGCGCGAAGTCGCCGCGGCCGACGAGCTGTTCGGTCTGCTGACGCCGGACCAGGCCCGGCGGATGCGCTCCCTGTGGGACGAATTCGAGGAACGCCGCACCCCCGAGGCGAAGTTCGCCAAGGCGATGGACCGGCTCCAGCCTCTCCTGCTCAACTGGATGGCCCGTGGCGGCACATGGCGTACCCCGGGCATCACCGCGGACGATGTCCGTGCCCGCAAGGCCGTGATCGGGGAGGCGTCCTCCTCGCTGTGGCGGGCCGGGCGGCGCCTCATCGACGTGGGGGAGTCGCGCGGCTGGTCGAGAAGCGGGGTGCCCCGCCCCTGA
- a CDS encoding TetR/AcrR family transcriptional regulator translates to MSKPEASTPRERYRAQVREEIKKHAWDQIATAGASALSLNAIAKRMGMSGPALYRYFSSRDELITALVKDAYRSLADTFRARAEAGADLRDLAHALREWALADPQRYFLVYGTPVPGYRAPDDTTRIASEIMAVILDACAAGQGPDEPASPLEEHLHTHRAWAGQHPAPPSALRRALAFWTRLHGVLSLELAGQFTGMRFDPARLYTAETESVAHL, encoded by the coding sequence GTGAGCAAGCCGGAGGCGAGCACTCCCAGGGAGCGCTACCGCGCCCAGGTGCGGGAGGAGATCAAGAAGCACGCCTGGGATCAGATCGCGACCGCGGGGGCCTCCGCGCTCTCCCTCAACGCCATCGCCAAGCGGATGGGCATGAGCGGACCGGCCCTGTACCGCTACTTCTCCAGCCGCGACGAGCTGATCACCGCCCTCGTCAAGGACGCCTACCGCAGCCTGGCCGACACCTTCCGCGCCCGCGCCGAGGCCGGCGCCGATCTCCGCGACCTCGCACACGCCCTGCGCGAGTGGGCCCTGGCCGACCCCCAGCGCTACTTCCTCGTCTACGGCACCCCGGTGCCCGGCTACCGGGCGCCCGACGACACCACCCGGATCGCCTCGGAGATCATGGCCGTCATCCTCGACGCCTGCGCCGCCGGACAAGGCCCCGACGAGCCGGCGTCACCCCTGGAGGAACACCTGCACACACACCGGGCCTGGGCCGGACAGCACCCGGCGCCCCCGTCGGCCCTCCGGCGCGCCCTCGCCTTCTGGACCCGGCTGCACGGCGTGCTGTCCCTCGAACTCGCCGGGCAGTTCACCGGCATGCGCTTCGACCCGGCCCGCCTGTACACCGCCGAGACCGAGTCCGTCGCGCACCTCTGA
- a CDS encoding medium chain dehydrogenase/reductase family protein: MDSERLVQVVLPGVVAPEGLRIRHAPIPDPGPGQVVVAMEATGVSFAEQQMRRGRYFDQPPFPFVPGYDLVGRVHTTGPGVDPRLAGRRVAALVKVGGWASHVLLDADDAVEVPDGLTPAQAETVVVNGITAWQMLHRTARVRAGQTVLVHGAGGGVGSVLAQLARAAGVRVIGTASPRHHEALRELDVTPVDYRSEDVPGRVRELVPGGVDAVFDHVGGRSVVDSWRLLAPGGTLVAYGSASTRDDTGSKQWPVLKILARTWLWNTLPNGRRARFYNIWAGRARNKDRFRARLRGDLTEVFAAVRRGEVSALIAAQLPLTRAAEALRLAESGTVTGKVVLTP; the protein is encoded by the coding sequence GTGGACAGCGAACGCCTCGTCCAGGTGGTACTGCCCGGGGTCGTGGCCCCGGAGGGCCTGCGCATCCGGCACGCGCCGATACCCGACCCCGGCCCGGGACAGGTCGTGGTCGCCATGGAGGCCACCGGGGTCTCGTTCGCCGAGCAGCAGATGCGCCGCGGGCGGTACTTCGACCAGCCGCCGTTCCCGTTCGTGCCCGGCTACGACCTGGTGGGCCGGGTCCACACGACCGGCCCGGGAGTCGACCCGCGCCTCGCCGGCCGGCGGGTGGCCGCGCTGGTCAAGGTCGGCGGCTGGGCCAGCCATGTGCTGCTGGACGCGGACGACGCCGTGGAGGTCCCGGACGGCCTGACCCCGGCGCAGGCCGAGACCGTCGTGGTCAACGGCATCACCGCCTGGCAGATGCTGCACCGGACGGCCCGGGTGCGCGCCGGGCAGACCGTGCTGGTGCACGGCGCGGGCGGCGGCGTGGGCTCCGTCCTGGCCCAGCTCGCCCGCGCGGCCGGCGTACGGGTGATCGGCACGGCCTCGCCCCGGCACCACGAGGCGCTGCGAGAACTGGACGTCACCCCGGTCGACTACCGGTCGGAAGACGTGCCGGGCCGCGTCCGGGAGCTGGTCCCCGGTGGCGTGGACGCCGTCTTCGACCACGTCGGCGGTCGCAGCGTCGTCGACTCCTGGCGGCTGCTCGCACCAGGCGGCACCCTCGTCGCCTACGGCAGCGCCTCCACCCGCGACGACACCGGCTCCAAGCAGTGGCCCGTACTGAAGATCCTCGCCCGTACCTGGCTCTGGAACACCCTGCCCAACGGCCGCCGTGCCCGCTTCTACAACATCTGGGCCGGCCGGGCGCGGAACAAGGACCGCTTCCGCGCCCGCCTGCGCGGCGATCTCACCGAGGTCTTCGCCGCCGTCCGCCGCGGCGAGGTGAGCGCCCTCATCGCGGCCCAGTTGCCGCTCACCCGTGCCGCCGAGGCCCTGCGCCTCGCGGAGTCCGGCACCGTCACCGGCAAGGTCGTCCTGACCCCGTGA
- a CDS encoding SRPBCC family protein — protein MTATRGTGVRAALRALPLVAGLLSAAAAPAGAVSPGPATPLTCEGKGVDPRAQVRYRTETLIHAPLRTVWRLQTDVERWPSWQPSVTTADRLGHGPLRAGSAFRWTTPVPPGPATPATELEITSTVGQLRHHSCVRWTGPAIAEGLRIDGVHVWDFTATEDGVRVRTEETHSGAQVDADVPTASELLRRSLEAWLRDLKTAAEARG, from the coding sequence ATGACCGCGACCCGCGGCACCGGCGTCCGCGCCGCCTTACGCGCCCTCCCGCTCGTCGCCGGCCTCCTCTCGGCCGCCGCCGCGCCGGCCGGAGCCGTCTCACCCGGCCCGGCCACGCCTCTCACCTGCGAGGGGAAGGGTGTCGATCCCCGCGCACAGGTCCGCTACCGGACCGAGACCCTGATCCACGCGCCGTTGCGCACGGTGTGGCGGCTGCAGACCGATGTGGAGCGCTGGCCCTCCTGGCAGCCCTCCGTCACTACCGCGGACCGCCTCGGCCACGGCCCCCTGCGGGCGGGCTCGGCGTTCCGCTGGACCACCCCGGTACCACCCGGCCCGGCCACGCCGGCCACCGAGTTGGAGATCACCTCCACGGTCGGGCAGCTGCGCCACCACTCCTGCGTCCGCTGGACGGGCCCCGCGATCGCCGAGGGGCTGCGCATCGACGGCGTCCACGTGTGGGACTTCACCGCGACCGAGGACGGTGTCCGGGTGCGCACCGAGGAGACGCATTCCGGTGCCCAGGTCGACGCGGACGTTCCCACCGCGAGCGAGCTGCTGCGCCGGAGTCTCGAAGCGTGGCTGCGCGATCTGAAGACCGCCGCCGAGGCCCGCGGCTGA
- a CDS encoding phenylalanine 4-monooxygenase: MSGIQVRTPVAADGRLGEAGEHPGLSDPGYLLRRGEIAARARGHRVGDPSPPVDYTEDEERTWRTVHRALWSAQGEHACRAALDAREHAPIPADHIPQHAEVGAHLRRLTGFDFTLAGGVVENKRFLGSMADGYFHAVQFVRHPAVPLFTPEPDVIHDVFGHGIHLASPAFARIYRLIGKAAMRVQRADVLQMISDVYWFTLEYGVLDEGGTPKAYGAALLSSYGEIGRLHAADVRPLDIGAMLATPYDIRGYQPVLFSARTLDEVTDVLAGFLEDLDDDGAPGRRPAPGAAGTAVGR; encoded by the coding sequence ATGAGCGGCATCCAGGTGCGAACGCCCGTCGCGGCCGACGGCCGGCTGGGCGAGGCCGGCGAGCATCCAGGCCTGAGCGATCCGGGCTATCTGCTCCGGCGCGGGGAGATCGCCGCGCGGGCCCGCGGCCACCGGGTGGGTGACCCGTCCCCGCCCGTGGACTACACCGAGGACGAGGAGAGAACCTGGCGCACCGTCCACCGGGCGCTGTGGTCGGCCCAGGGCGAGCACGCGTGCCGTGCCGCCCTCGACGCCAGGGAGCACGCCCCGATCCCCGCGGACCACATCCCGCAGCACGCCGAGGTCGGCGCCCACCTGCGGCGGCTGACGGGCTTCGACTTCACCCTCGCCGGGGGAGTGGTCGAGAATAAACGGTTCCTGGGATCGATGGCGGACGGCTACTTCCACGCGGTGCAGTTCGTCCGGCACCCCGCCGTACCGCTGTTCACCCCGGAGCCCGACGTCATCCATGACGTCTTCGGCCACGGGATCCACCTCGCCTCGCCCGCGTTCGCCCGGATCTACCGCCTGATCGGGAAGGCGGCGATGCGGGTGCAGCGGGCGGACGTGTTGCAGATGATCAGCGACGTGTACTGGTTCACCCTGGAGTACGGCGTCCTCGACGAGGGCGGGACCCCCAAGGCGTACGGCGCGGCGCTGCTGTCCTCCTACGGCGAGATCGGCCGGCTGCACGCGGCCGACGTCCGGCCGCTGGACATCGGCGCCATGCTCGCCACCCCCTACGACATCCGCGGCTACCAGCCGGTCCTCTTCAGCGCCCGCACCCTGGACGAGGTGACCGACGTCCTGGCCGGCTTCCTGGAGGACCTGGACGACGACGGCGCACCGGGCCGCCGGCCGGCCCCGGGCGCGGCGGGTACCGCCGTCGGCCGCTGA